In the genome of Daucus carota subsp. sativus chromosome 9, DH1 v3.0, whole genome shotgun sequence, the window cgtgtactttcgtgtatttcgtgtaccccaaatgaaaacccatatccgacacgaaatctatcgtgtaatttcgtgttcgtgtactttcgtgtttcgtgtatcgaaaatcaaaacccatatccatttttttcgtgtcgtttcgtttcgtgttagcgtgttacgtgtcaaattgccaggtCTAGTTGCATTGGAGAACTGATTTTTGATGCTAACCCTTAAATCTTGTCCACCTAGACCAAATATGAGTAAGGAGAGTGTGCATTGGGGTTGCTCTAAGGTAATGGTTCTGAGGGTTCTTTTTCTAATGGTTCTCTGTTGAACATGACCCATATATGAATATGCTTAATGTCTTCctaattatgaaaataattaggAAAAAAGATGCTCCCATCACATCCCAATACGATATTACCGGCCTTTGCAAGAGATTATAATTGGATGGCGCTAGTATAGTTATCAGATATCCAACACTCGTATGACGGGCATAACTTTAAAGTGGTGCGAGAAATTTACGCAAATTTGAGAGAACGAACACATATGACAGATCTTACAGATAAtgtctaaaataataaatgttctaaaatatcatttattaatgtCGGATAATCCAGTGTTTTAATTGTTAGAAGAAAATGTTAGATCATATTgcgttttaaattaaaaaaaacatacaaaacacAGCACTGACATTTTAGATTTAGAGTTTCAAAATGCTATATCATGTAACGTTATACGCTGGAAAAGAGGATAAATGTTATACGTTGGAAAAGAAGATTGACGTTATATGATCTAGTGTTCTGGATGATAAAATAGTAGGTCAAGATCATCTTCTTCGACATCAATATTTAGgactatttttttgaaaattatgatAATGAGGTTCAACGCCCCTTTAATATGGTACCATATATTCACACAAATCCACGCACAAGATTGTTATTACACGGAATTATTCTGTGTTGTTTAGCTGGGCTAAAAAGCCAAGTCGGCAGCataatgtttatgtaaaaaatcaaatcatCCCAAATTCCTtgcaaaaaatcaaattgaCATGTTATGAGGAGCGAGAGAGCAACATGAACAGAGATATCCATCATACACAACAAAAAGGGAAACACAGTACTTGATCTAAGGAACACACTGCTAACTTTTCAAGAAAACAAAGCAAACTATTCACGTATAAAAACAACTATATTCTTCCTACCATGAGCTCATGGCTTGAAATCGGCACAAATGTATTCAACTAGAACAGCAATCGACTAAACTACATCACAATAATACAAGGAGCACGTAGCCATAAACAGTTGGAATATATGGAGTCGAACATCATAGGTTTCCAAAACAGGACAATCTATGTTACAGTACAGATTGTCTTGCAGCGCGCAACACGCAAGACTACGACAAATACAATCATCCTGACCCAGACTGGACCCTTAATTTCGTTTAAACAGAGTATAAATGACATATACAGGCCGGGTTCCAAAACGTATCAATCAAACACCTTTCTGTTGTTGTAGTATCAAGTATAAGGGAAATTActtacacatatataaattcatCCAGTTAGCAAGAGGAAAGCGAGATGCTGTaaccaaatttttaaaaaatcagtaCCAGCAAACACATCTGGAAGATCGTTTCTCAGCATTCCTGCACTGCCGCTTCTGGTACATCTGCATGAGCCTGTGTCTGATTTTCCGCATCATCCCTCTGTATGACTTCTGGTGGATCTGCATTCGGCTGATTCTCTGAATCCCGTACACTAGCAGTAGCACCCGCAACAGATTGATTTTCAGCATGCCTCTGCACTACTGCATCACTGAAATTTGCAACATTTTGATACTGTGCATCCCTTGGTAACACACCAGACGCCAGAATTCTTTCATTCCAATTGCGTGGAATGTTGTGGGTCATACTAACTGGAAGTAACTGATTCTGCTCATTACGTGTCCAATAATACACTTTACAGGCACCCATGACTGCTAACAGGCCGCTTAATATATCGATGAACATCTTTATGGCAGATGCAGCCATTTTCCAATCATTTTTCATGTGATGATTTTCTAAATGAAGCTCCTTAAAATAGGCATAAGCTAGTAGAAGATATAACAAAGGAAGTAGGAATTCCAAACCATGAGTTATGGTGAAAAAACAAACCCTTTCATTGTTCCTCGTATTAACATAGTGTAATGTTGGAGTAAGTTGAGCTCTCTTCATTTCCACAAAGACCTTAAAGCAGTAAGAGAGAATGGCAAATATAGCAATGCTTTCTATCAATCTAACGGTCCATAAATGTGGTTCAGTAGGCAACAAGCTAGTTAAAGCTGCGATTTCTAGCTGAAATAGAACTCCCAGGCACTCAGTTGGGTTTCTCCTAAACTGGGAAAAAAGAAAGTTAAACAATCATATCAGATATCAATGTTGGACAGTTTAGCAACAAGAAGTTTCTACTCAATTTTGTGAAATAATAAGCAgcttgaaaaaataaataaatcaagaGGTCAATTCTCCCCATCTAGTAACTATATTATCAAGCATACCTATTCTCATAAAATCTCCAATTATAGAAACTTGTTGGGGCACAATACATAAAGATAGCCCATTATAGAAAGGTCCACAAAAAGTTAAGCACATAAATTGTTTCGGAAGATACTCTGGTGTACACTTTGGAAGACCCTCatttgtgagaggaattgatacaacacccccagaattATTCGCCACAATAATAGGGATATTTGTTATGAATATATGAATAACGATCAGCTTAACAGGGCTACCGTTAGCAAGAAGTATGGAAAAATAGATTTGtttaagagctgagcttgcaaagTCACCGAACAaggaggccggaattatggtaTTCCGTCCGACCAATGCCCGGGAATGCATCACAAAGGTTACATGTGCCTCTTTTTAGAAATCGTGAATCCGAATCCTTTTGCAATGTGCCTACATACCTTATTTATAGAGATCACACTCAATGTAGTTCTTGATAAGTGTTGCCAAGAGATAAGCCCTTATCCCCTCTAATTTGGGATAAATTAGCTAGTACTTGTGATAAACTAGCATTCCTTCACGTCTATCCGAAGAATCCCACTACAAGTAAGCCACTTGAAGCCTTCTTATTTGATATATATCCGATTATATACATGAAATATGTGTATATGTCAGAATTATCCTCAAAATAGGTGTATTTATCCCTTAACTAGTGGATAGTGGATAAAGGATAGCTTGAGTACTCCAAGTCCATCTCCAATTCGttctcctagaaacaaggaagaagaatcTAACATAACTATGCTAGGCTTCTGCCCAAACGGAGGAAAGAACTCGGAACACTCTCCGGGGTATTACTTATGAAAGACCTTTCGGAATATTGCTTATGGAAAGAACTCAAGGTGTACACATTATAAGATGGTGTAAATCTCCTTGTTCGGAGTTGTGTATTCCCTTGTATATATATCACTACATATAGATTCAACTTGGAAACTTAATATTTACAgaataatacataatatataatttaggaAGTTGCCTTCTCTAACACACACCTGCAGTCAAAGCGGGAGGAGTATGAACACTCAGACTGGACCTGAAATCAAGGAATAGATGTCGAGGAAGAAAGATATCAGCCTACTGGGAAAAAGAGAGAACATAAAGAACTCGAACACGGCCTAAGGCACCCTGTTCACGAACAATTTGCATATCCATCTCCACATGTTTCATCCGTTGATGTTGAACAGATTTATAATCCAACAAGATTCTGCTAGACTGCATAACTAATTTTAGGGCGTGTAAATACTAATACTGAAGTGCACTAGCCAGGCTACTGTTGGGCCAACTAAGCGAGCCATAACTCCACAATAATACGATATTGTCCGCTTTGGGCTGAGCCTGCACGGCTTTGTTTTTTGGGCACCTCCCAAAAGGTGGAGATTGTTACAGATCGTTTCAAATCTCGCTCTGATATCACTTGTTGGGCCAGCTAAGCGAGTCATAACTTCACAATAGTACAATATTGTCCGCTTTGGGCCGAGCCCTCATGGCTCTGATTTTGGgcacctcccaaaaggcctcgttctattggagttgttttggctgcttatattccaGCTTTCTGCCCCTCCTTCCACAaccgatgtgggacaactcctaacaaTTATGATACAATGTGGGATCTGTTAGGAGTTGTCCATCGTGGAGGAGTTTGAGGTGAGTAATTTGATATGTGGATGATTTAATATTCACAGGCAATAATACAAGTTTGATCGAAGCTTTTAAGCAGTCCATCATGAAGAAGTTTGAGACAAGTGATTTGGGTCTGATGTCATACTTTCTTGGCATTGAAGTAGAGCACAGAGAAGATCGAATATTCATATCTCAGATGTTGCTGTATAATCCTGTAAGGACTCTAGTTGAAGTTGGCACAAAGCTTACAAAGAAAGGGAAAGAGCCACTTGCAGATCCAACTTATTTTAAGCAAATTGTTGGAAGTCTCAGGTACCTTGTACCATACTTGACATTTCCTATGAAGTTGGTTTTATTAGTAGATACATGAGTCACCACAGCGGTCTCACTTGCAATAGCCAAACACATCATGCGTTATTTAAGAGGTACTCACGATCTTGGATTATTTTATTCTTCAACTGATAAGAGTGCACTCATAGGTTTTTCAGACAATGACTGGGCTGGAGATTTGGATGATCGTAAAAGCACTTCTGGCTACTGTTTTATACTTGGCAGTGGCTACTGTTTTATACTTGGCAGTGCAGCAAGTTAATGGTCATCGAAGAAGCAATCTACTGTCGCTCTCTCTACTTACGAAGCAGAGTACATTGCTGCAGTTTCTAGTGCCTGCCAGGCTATTTGGTTGACAAGTTTATTGAGCCAGATGCATAATTTAGTTAAGGGAACTTTAAAGATATTTGTAGATAACAGATCTGCAATTACTCTGGCCAAGAATCCAGTTGCTCATGGAAGAAGTAAGCATATTGAAATTAAGTATCATTTTCTTAGGGAACTAGTTGAGTAAAAGAAGGTTGAATTGGTGTTTTGCAAGTCTGAAAATCAAGTATCAGACATTCTAACAAAGCCTCTGAAGTTTGAAGCATTTGTTAGGCTGAGAAGCAAGCTTGGTATTTGTTCTATAGAATCATGATTAAGGAGGAGTGTTAGAGTGTAATCCTGATTTGTAGGAGTACAATTTGAATAAGTCATGTTTGTAATATTAGTTCCTGGATTTGTTATAGTAGTGAGTGAAAGTGTGACTATTTTTATGGTCCACTTTGTTAGTGATTCTGGTTGTTATTTCTTATCTGCATGTTGTCTTATATAGTCTCTAACCAACTAGCTTTGATTAATGAAAAACTACGTCGCTTTCTTACATAACTTATTTCTCAGCATAATTACTCTTATTTTACTAACAAAAGCAATTCCACAAAATCAGCACATCATTTAAAGTACAGATATGATCTTATTTGAATCCAAAATAGCTTTAGTTTAGGATCAGTTTTGATTCTGCAGTAATTAATTCAGTTTATTATACTTGTAAATATCTCCTCTAATGTTGCCTGTAATTGCGTTAGTAGTCTGATATATATTGAACATTATACATCAATGAGATAAAAAGGAAAACACATTTCTACAGTTACATTTTCATCAATTTAAGAACTAGACTTTTCATATATGTCTGGTTGAAGGAATAAGAAGCTTGAAAAAAGCATCTGACCTCCAAATCCACATAGAGCtaattggattttaaattttaaataaagtgTAAGGTGAGTCCTCATATGTGTTTAAAGGCCTCACATGGCATACTGAGTGAAAGATGCTAACTCTACTAAACTTAGTCCACCTTATGGGTTGACTACTTGACTTGTGAGCAAACTCAGTAGCATGGATCAATTCTTTTCGCAACATTATTATGATTCCATTATAAAGATCTCTACTTAACTAAATTCTTTGTGACAGATGCTTGTGTTGGCTTAAAGTGACAAGGTTTCAACATTTTATAGCTGGATCATGATCTAGTTTCATTACTAACCTGAAATATCTCTTCATATTTCAAGCATTTATCAATACGTCGAAGAGAGTTTCACTCCTGGCGGGGAAGCTTGCCCTCAGAATTAAGattgatagtttttttttaaatgcgGGAAGGCTAAAGCTCTGGCAGAAAGGGGTTATTTGCTTCAGAGAAAAGAGATATATGGTATGCCTCACCGGTTAATGATGAAAGAAattctaaaaagaaaaaagtcaCATATGAAAAGGCCTTGAATCAAAGTTGTTGTTTCGACACATTTTAAGCATGTTGCTAACTTGCTATTAGAATTCTCTGATGATTCACTTTAAATACGGTGCAACTGATCAAAACAATCGAACATAAATCACATTGGTTCAAGGCCTATTCATATgcttaaacaaattttcaagTCTAAATCAGATGATAAAGAAAATCTTTTGAAActgtataaaaagaaaattaaacagTTATCTAAGATGACAGATGTA includes:
- the LOC108203136 gene encoding uncharacterized protein LOC108203136 encodes the protein MFHWKKFDVVLPFVLFLFWLIYHLSCRKTRYYISVSTVITYFMRKIKALAIKIWSQFRRNPTECLGVLFQLEIAALTSLLPTEPHLWTVRLIESIAIFAILSYCFKVFVEMKRAQLTPTLHYVNTRNNERVCFFTITHGLEFLLPLLYLLLAYAYFKELHLENHHMKNDWKMAASAIKMFIDILSGLLAVMGACKVYYWTRNEQNQLLPVSMTHNIPRNWNERILASGVLPRDAQYQNVANFSDAVVQRHAENQSVAGATASVRDSENQPNADPPEVIQRDDAENQTQAHADVPEAAVQEC